aattcaAATAGATCAGATGCAACTATTTGCCATGGAAGTGTAGGAATCTTTTTAATTAGCACTATATCTTTAATATTGTCTTTTTGTGTTTGTTCACAGACAGAGCAGGTTTTAACTAGTTTTATGATATCATATTGTCCCTTCCAGTAGAGAATTTGTCGTGCTCTTCTTAAACAGCTGTGTATACCTGCATGTCCTTGATGAATATTCTTTAGCATTTTAGGGATCTGTGATTTTGGtactacaattttatttcctttgaaAATTATTCCTTTGTGATAACTCAATTCttctttaaagttaaaatagtGTTGTAGTTCTGTGGGAAGTTCATTGACTTATTCCGGATACTGCGTCGTTCGTAGCCATTTTACAGCTTTgtcatatattttcttttattttgcacGTTTATTAGCAATTCTGACACCATGTAACGTGgtgattattgatttattgaggGTTTATAAAGAAATGAGTAACGGTCCATGTTGGATACGGaaactatatatatttagtaCACAAGTTTTACACTAGGTGTCTTTTACCACAGATAACAGAATACTCTTATAGTCTATACTTTACaataagtatgaataaaaaaattaaaaatactttggaTTTGAAGAAAATTATGATGTGACACTGCATGGCACAGGTTACCATCATCCCTCTCCCCTATTTAAAACCCAAACAACACATTCAATGGTCATACTCTgctcaaatataaaatttagaaagCTCGAAAGATCCTTCTCCCTGAATCATGTCCTTACCATTCTCCGGTCCAGCACTCCGTAGGCGGCCGGCACCCGCTGTCCATCCTGAGCGTATAGGTTCTTTGTGATGACCTGGATGTGCGCCGCCTGCTGGATAGCTGACGCGCTGTCCACATTGAATGTCACATGAGATCTGCAAAACATTCACATATGAttcattaaaacatcaaaaatgttttaaatgtagcctttttaactaacaaaaaaatatccctgAGAAAGAAAATACGGcttctataataataaacacatttttaattactttttgcttgtaaataaacctaaaattcattttaacattatttttaaaaccatatgATGAAGTAAACATAACCTTACTTACATCTTTCTCCCTACATAGGTCTCTCGATACTGTTCCTTCGGCATTTTAACCAGATACAATAATCACTGTACAACATAAATTCAATGTTTCTTTCAATATTCactaaaatacaacattttcatGATGTCAATAAGCCGCTACAATCGCAAATTGTTTGACAAATTGACATTCGCTATTTCAAATGCGTtcgcaaattattttatgtctaaatCTTTTCTTGAACGCAGCGCTTAAAATTATGGTCTGAGCGAGCGCACCAAATAGTAATCCACTAATTCTACCATGAAAACTTAATGAACACGTTGTCAATAACATACAATGAAAGTAGACAAAAAATCAATCGCAGTTCGATTCAATCGATTTCTCGCCGTTAAGTTTACTCAATTTCGTAACATGTACTTTTATCTCTATCACTACGCACGGCTGTCTATCCGTCGGTCTACctccaagctgtatctcatgaaccgtgaaagcGCAGTAGAAATTTTCTCAGATGTAATGCTGTTGCCATTATGGCAAAAactcttataataaatatcgtAGTTAAGCAACGTTGTTACAGGTTGCATGAAAATAAGGTAGTAAAAAAtctacaattttctttttgcgTGACAAGTAAATCTCCCCTCAAAATTGGCAGTCCggctttattgtttttgtagtatttttatctatacttctatgctaatatacatataaagctgaagagtttgtttgtttgtttgaacgcgctaatctcaggaactactggttcaaattgaaggttttaggctatttaCCATAACCCTgtgactaatagaagcgaagatacaattgaaaatgtggaaaaaacagggcagatataaatcataacttaaatcttctaaccacgcggacgaagtcccgggcaacagctagttaattatatagtatttgttattaattataaggAACCCTCAAAACCGCAATATGCAACACCAACTTGCACTTCTCCATTGGACTTAACTACTTTTCTGCGTGCCTTACCTTGTGCTAAAGTTTAAGCGTTTTGAAGTGCGGCTAGAATCCAATCAACCAATTATATTGATTGACcaagtacctatttaattttgataaccGATTAAACAGTTGTTTAATTACttcacattaaatattataaattcgcgcttttattctttacttttcaatatgaatttaaaactaGATTAGATTCTTACTAATTTAGTAGAATTTTGCATACTACGTTAACCCAGTTCATATGTTTCTGGCGTAAAAAGAAGCGCCTCAGCGCGCCGTTTTTTGGCTTGTCAACCGAAACCACGCAACATTTTTCGCtcgaaatattttacaaaacgtaTCAATTTCCTAATGTACTATTCAATGGAACGTAGAAATAGATGCGCCGTACAAAGTTAAGTGATATTCAACACAAGTGATAAGTTAAAACGGACTTATAAGCGTTTTCCCACCGTAGTGACCCGCGAACTCTCAACATGCCTCTGTTAAAAAGGAAAGCATTTGAGAAATCAAAGGCGTCGGAGTACCTCAGGGATGATGATGAAGTCTTCCACTGCGAGATCACCGATGAGATATTCAAAGATTATGAGTGAGTgtgataaaaaacataataaacgcCGAATTTTTGCGAAATTCTTACGTTAAAATGTAGTTATCAGTTTACGGGGACCGTTGGCATTGTCAGCGCGCGGCGGGTCGCGCAACAACGCGAGCGTGACACAATATTTCGCTATTTCTGTCATTCGCGTCataatttttatcattattgaattatgtttgttgaatgtttgtttacaGGGAATACTGTGAAAGAATCATTCTTGTTAACTCCATGGTGTGGACATGTGAGATGACAGGGAAGAATAATTTGACATACTCAGAGGCTTTACAAAGTGAGAAGGCAGCGAGGAGAGCTTTGAAAGACTTTCCAATGGAGCTCCGTATACCAATACTATTCCTTGCAATGCAGACTAAGAGGTGTTCCTTTGCTGAGATGACTGAGGATGTGTTCAATTTTGTGAGGGACCGGTACTTTGTTGGGGAGACTGTTGAGGCTTGCCTGGAGGGGGACCAATGGAGTGAGGCCCACATACTGTCCGTCACAGCACAGAAACAACACCCAGACAGGTAACTATCTTTGACatcaatattaatgaaataaaaatactcatgCACTGAGAAAACATATCACCTATTACAAAAGATAAGGCATTGCTAATCATtcagtaaaacaatatttaaaaacattaatttcatattcatttattgatgttaaaaacaaaaattctagtAGGTGATTATATTGTATGTTAAGTTCATGCTGACTAATAACTTGCTCTATATTTCATCATAAACACACatagttatattatacaaataaaaaaaaacaatttccttaAGAGTTTACATGCCCTTGAATCCAACAAAATAAGTAAGCAAATAAATTTCCACACTGTTACATACCTATAAATAAgttcagcaaaaaatataacaattaaactCTGAAGTGGTGAAGGTCACATAAATTGGCACTAAATGGTCTAACATGACACAAAACTTGAgtaatgtacataaaaaaagtaaagataccaatataaaataaaagaatgatTAATGctcaataaataatagaaaaccTCAAAATCCAAAAATCCATGGGATTAAgttgtattaaatacatttgttgTTGTATTATATACCTATGATTAtccctacaaaaataaaatagacctaatattatcattttcctTGTAAATGTTTGAGGGAATTTGATATACCTAAATAAGTAATTTGGTttgcgctctttgggggaggcctacgttcagcagtggacggtgataggctgagatgatgatgatgatgatgatgatgatgatgaaataagtaattataaataatgtcagTAAAGATCTTGAATTGCTTaaaatttacgtaaaatattgaatgctataataataacaacaaaagcagctatgaaaagaataaaaactgtatttttatcacAGTTTGAAAAACTTTACTTAATACACAGTGTAAAgttgtcaattttaaaacttttacctCCAAACTTTAAACCCAAATACTACAGTATAAAATATGGCTAAGTAACTGAATTGATAATGTTTGTTTGgttatttatttccttatacTCAAGACTAGAGCAATGaccttaaattatattattatctgtgTTTCTCATTGTGTTATCAAGATTCTAATCAGTAACATTTTCAGACAATTTTTAACATGTTCAAACAAATCAATTCAACTGATTCTCAAACTAGAACATGCACTACAATGAATCCTATAagaaatctaattaaaattaaataagaactATAAACaatatactatacatatatagatTGATAGAAATAGAGAAAATAGACAAGACTATGATTAAAGTAGGTgataattacatacattttttaatatcttattcAGTTATTTCAGCTCAAACTAGTAGCATTTTTTATACTTCCAGATCCTTTACATCCAacagacaaatatttttctagtctTGTTAGACAAAGTTGTCTGTCATAAATCTTATCATGTACTtgacttttattattcaataaatattcacNNNNNNNNNNNNNNNNNNNNNNNNNNNNNNNNNNNNNNNNNNNNNNNNNNNNNNNNNNNNNNNNNNNNNNNNNNNNNNNNNNNNNNNNNNNNNNNNNNNNNNNNNNNNNNNNNNNNNNNNNNNNNNNNNNNNNNNNNNNNNNNNNNNNNNNNNNNNNNNNNNNNNNNNNNNNNNNNNNNNNNNNNNNNNNNNNNNNNNNNNNNNNNNNNNNNNNNNNNNNNNNNNNNNNNNNNNNNNNNNNNNNNNNNNNNNNNNNNNNNNNNNNNNNNNNNNNNNNNNNNNNNNNNNNNNNNNNNNNNNNNNNNNNNNNNNNNNNNNNNNNNNNNNNNNNNNNNNNNNNNNNNNNNNNNNNNNNNNNNNNNNNNNNNNNNNNNNNNNNNNNNNNNNNNNNNNNNNNNNNNNNNNNNNNNNNNNNNNNNNNNNNNNNNNNNNNNNNNNNNNNNNNNNNNNNNNNNNNNNNNNNNNNNNNNNNNNNNNNNNNNNNNNNNNNNNNNNNNNNNNNNNNNNNNNNNNNNNNNNNNNNNNNNNNNNNNNNNNNNNNNNNNNNNNNNNNNNNNNNNNNNNNNNNNNNNNNNNNNNNNNNNNNNNNNNNNNNNNNNNNNNNNNNNNNNNNNNNNNNNNNNNNNNNNNNNNNNNNNNNNNNNNNNNNNNNNNNNNNNNNNNNNNNNNNNNNNNNNNNNNNNNNNNNNNNNNNNNNNNNNNNNNNNNNNNNNNNNNNNNNNNNNNNNNNNNNNNNNNNNNNNNNNNNNNNNNNNNNNNNNNNNNNNNNNNNNNNNNNNNNNNNNNNNNNNNNNNNNNNNNNNNNNNNNNNNNNNNNNNNNNNNNNNNNNNNNNNNNNNNNNNNNNNNNNNNNNNNNNNNNNNNNNNNNNNNNNNNNNNNNNNNNNNNNNNNNNNNNNNNNNNNNNNNNNNNNNNNNNNNNNNNNNNNNNNNNNNNNNNNNNNNNNNNNNNNNNNNNNNNNNNNNNNNNNNNNNNNNNNNNNNNNNNNNNNNNNNNNNNNCCAGCCCCTGTTGATCCACTCACGTATTGACCTTCTAAACACTTACACAGTGCAGTATTTTTACTTCATTTCTaagcaaaaaatgcaaaaaatgtaaacatttttagtttgttaGTGAAATGCTTAATAACTGTCTTTGTGCTATCGTGCTAATTTGTGTCTATAGGTGGTCCTAATTTATGGTATTGTTTAAATTGCTTGTTTAGCTTTAAATAATACTCATTATATTTTTGCTACAATTAGTATAGAAAAGTCTAGGAAAAAGggaatttgtatcaaaaatctGAGCTAATTTGACTTTTGGCACATGTGGTGCTGGTAAGTACTGCCGTATGGTCACCTTATTATATACCTATCCGTTTATTTGTGACTTGCGTCATTCGTCTGGGTCATGTTTAGATTCTCGGTTTCAGCACAGTGATTAACCGAAGTCAACCTAATTCATGTCCAATTTCCCTTACTATTACGTGGAcagaaactttttgtttgtttacaaaaagtttcaatGATCTTGCACCTTTGTACGTAACCTTGAAAACTTTACTTTGGCATGCAATCGAAACTTCCTCAATAGACTAAATTTTAGGGATATAAACAAATCTCGTCACGCAATCTTCGGAAATGCCGGTCCTTCCTGTTCAATAAACTTAAAGACAAAGGGTTAGACAACTGTGTCTCCTGTCTGAGAGACAGGTCCTAGTCTCTAATCCATTACGCGTCCACTATATCGGCACGTCGATCGCCTCGGGGCAGTCGGATTTAAAAGCTACAGAAGCTTAATTATTGATCCGTAAATGGACGCAGCGCTACACTTTAAACTCCGCCGtctcagtaataaataaactgcaGACGTAATTATTTGTAATGGCTTCCAACTTCTCGTATTCCGATTTACATTACGACGTTAATGTTTATCAGATGTCTGACAATATAACCATTTCGTGCCCTAAATAATGTACAAGTCCCAAAATGTCTTATAATTTTTCGTAGTTGTGAACTTAAGtgtaataaacatgaaatattgaAGCACAGTCTATTAGCTATTAGGGGCCAAGCTTAGTCATAATATTACAGTTAGTACATTACAATGGCCGGATTCTTTCTCATGTTCTTTTTTACCGAGTGTCGCGTCATGGCTTAGGGCGAGGCGTCCTACAAAACCACTTATGGCTAATTTATGAGTCTACGTCTGTACGACATGAGCAAATCATGGCTGATGGCGGAGGAATTTTTCCATTATTAAGTAATTAGGCTAAGAGAAACATCGTTATCATATAAATGTTTCCCGTTAAAGTTAGTCATGGTCAGAGAtcgtatatatattttta
The Trichoplusia ni isolate ovarian cell line Hi5 chromosome 23, tn1, whole genome shotgun sequence DNA segment above includes these coding regions:
- the LOC113504809 gene encoding bromodomain adjacent to zinc finger domain protein 1A-like; the protein is MPLLKRKAFEKSKASEYLRDDDEVFHCEITDEIFKDYEEYCERIILVNSMVWTCEMTGKNNLTYSEALQSEKAARRALKDFPMELRIPILFLAMQTKRCSFAEMTEDVFNFVRDRYFVGETVEACLEGDQWSEAHILSVTAQKQHPDR